A window of Mycobacteriales bacterium contains these coding sequences:
- a CDS encoding glycosyltransferase family 4 protein — translation MYLRYLSRELVRLGHRVEVFSGQPYPILDPGVTLTPVPSLDLYREPDPFRVPHPREFRDLIDVLEVATMWTAGFPEPLTFSLRAARELVRRAGDFDVVHDNQCLGYGLLRIRRRGLPVVATIHHPITVDRRHELAVATRLKRITTRRWYGFVRMQRRVARRIDHVITVSENSRRDLARDFGIDEQRMRIVPVGVDTDVFTPAAAGERVPGRVVAMASADVPLKGTASLLEALAKLRTERDVRLTLVGHPRRGGRTERLVAELGLTDAVDFVSGLSDTELACLLASAEVAVVPSLYEGFSLPAIEMLACGTALVATAAGALPEVVGDCARLVPPADPEALAAAIGDLLDDPAARARLGTAGRDRVHELYSWRSIALATAECYAAAIASAAARHEGRGARNAEAALDGAC, via the coding sequence ATCTACCTGCGCTACCTCAGCCGCGAGCTGGTCCGGCTCGGCCACCGGGTCGAGGTGTTCTCCGGCCAGCCGTATCCGATCCTCGACCCGGGGGTCACGCTGACCCCGGTCCCGAGCCTCGACCTCTACCGCGAGCCGGACCCGTTCCGGGTGCCGCACCCGCGCGAGTTCCGGGACCTCATCGACGTCCTCGAGGTCGCGACGATGTGGACCGCCGGTTTCCCCGAGCCGCTGACGTTCAGCCTGCGGGCGGCGCGCGAGCTGGTCCGACGGGCCGGCGACTTCGACGTCGTCCACGACAACCAGTGCCTGGGTTACGGGCTGTTGCGGATCCGCCGGCGGGGCCTTCCGGTGGTCGCGACGATCCATCACCCGATCACCGTCGACCGTCGGCACGAGCTTGCGGTGGCGACCCGGTTGAAGCGGATCACCACCCGGCGCTGGTACGGCTTCGTCCGGATGCAGCGTCGCGTCGCCCGCCGCATCGACCACGTCATCACGGTGTCCGAGAACTCGCGCCGGGACCTGGCCCGGGACTTCGGAATCGACGAGCAGCGGATGCGGATCGTCCCGGTCGGGGTCGACACCGACGTGTTCACGCCGGCCGCTGCCGGTGAGCGCGTCCCGGGCCGGGTGGTCGCCATGGCGAGTGCGGATGTGCCGCTCAAGGGCACGGCCAGCCTGCTCGAGGCGCTGGCCAAATTGCGGACCGAACGCGACGTCCGACTCACCCTGGTCGGGCATCCCCGCCGCGGCGGACGCACCGAGCGCCTGGTCGCGGAGCTCGGCCTCACCGACGCGGTCGACTTCGTCTCCGGGCTGTCCGACACCGAGCTTGCCTGCCTGCTCGCCTCCGCCGAGGTGGCCGTGGTGCCGTCGCTGTACGAAGGGTTCTCGCTGCCCGCGATCGAGATGCTCGCCTGCGGCACCGCGCTGGTCGCGACCGCGGCCGGTGCGCTGCCCGAGGTGGTCGGGGACTGCGCGCGGCTCGTGCCACCGGCGGACCCGGAGGCGCTGGCGGCCGCGATCGGCGATCTGCTCGACGATCCGGCGGCCCGCGCCCGGCTCGGCACGGCGGGGCGGGACCGGGTTCATGAGCTGTATTCCTGGCGCAGCATCGCCCTGGCTACCGCGGAGTGCTACGCGGCCGCCATCGCGTCCGCGGCGGCGCGCCACGAGGGCCGGGGCGCACGAAACGCGGAAGCCGCTCTGGACGGCGCATGCTGA
- a CDS encoding cupin domain-containing protein — MPIDSGETRRFEGGSGQVELVETDRGVVGRATFQPGWRWSQHVKPVAGTESCEVAHAGFVISGAMTVRMDDGTTESFGPGDVQIVGPGHDAWVDGDEPCILLDWQGMADYAKG, encoded by the coding sequence GTGCCGATCGATTCCGGGGAGACGAGACGGTTCGAGGGTGGCAGTGGTCAGGTCGAGCTCGTCGAGACCGACCGGGGCGTGGTGGGGCGGGCGACTTTCCAGCCCGGCTGGCGCTGGTCGCAGCACGTGAAGCCGGTGGCCGGCACGGAGTCGTGTGAGGTGGCGCACGCCGGGTTCGTCATCTCGGGCGCGATGACGGTGCGGATGGACGACGGCACTACGGAATCGTTCGGGCCGGGCGACGTTCAGATCGTCGGCCCCGGTCACGATGCCTGGGTCGACGGAGACGAGCCGTGCATCCTGCTCGACTGGCAGGGGATGGCCGACTACGCGAAGGGCTGA
- a CDS encoding prenyltransferase, producing MRPDVPSLPGLLTAAQVADTAATIAAVQEPSGAIPWFTGGHVDPWDHIECAMALTAAGRIEEARRAYAWLHSTQRANGSWPARVRAGVVEDAGGETNQCGYLAVGLWHYRQVTGDEALVRQLWPTLRRAVDYVVDLQGPGGEIGWRRDEAGDPVSDALLTGCSSLHQSLRAAVAVSRLVGEERPDWELAAGLLAHTVAEHPEAFLDKSLFSMDWYYPVLGGVVRGPAGRARIDGRWSEFVYPDLGARCVADRPWVTGAETCELALAVDALGQADRARDLLASMQHLRADDGSYWTGYVVDNDVRWPAEQSTWTAAAVILAVDALSGTTPGSGVFRANDLPEPIRIESDSCGCSRRSADAVGNPAEHP from the coding sequence GTGCGGCCTGACGTCCCATCCCTGCCCGGGCTGCTCACCGCCGCGCAGGTCGCGGACACCGCCGCGACCATCGCCGCCGTCCAGGAGCCGTCCGGCGCGATCCCGTGGTTCACCGGCGGTCACGTCGATCCCTGGGATCACATCGAGTGCGCGATGGCGCTGACCGCCGCCGGGCGGATCGAGGAAGCTCGCCGGGCCTATGCCTGGCTTCATTCCACTCAACGAGCAAACGGCTCCTGGCCCGCCCGGGTCCGCGCCGGCGTGGTCGAGGATGCCGGGGGCGAGACGAACCAGTGCGGCTATCTCGCGGTCGGCTTGTGGCACTACCGCCAGGTCACTGGCGACGAGGCGCTCGTCCGGCAGCTGTGGCCGACGCTGCGCCGGGCGGTGGACTACGTCGTCGACCTTCAGGGTCCCGGTGGGGAGATCGGGTGGCGCCGCGACGAGGCGGGCGATCCGGTCAGCGACGCCTTGCTCACCGGATGCTCGAGCCTGCACCAGAGCCTGCGCGCCGCGGTCGCGGTGTCCCGGCTGGTCGGGGAGGAACGGCCCGACTGGGAGCTGGCCGCCGGGCTGCTCGCACACACCGTCGCCGAGCACCCCGAGGCGTTCCTCGACAAGTCGCTGTTCTCCATGGACTGGTACTACCCGGTGCTCGGCGGGGTCGTTCGCGGACCGGCCGGTCGGGCCCGGATCGACGGGCGCTGGTCCGAGTTCGTCTACCCCGATCTCGGGGCGCGCTGCGTCGCCGACCGGCCGTGGGTGACCGGCGCGGAGACCTGCGAGCTGGCACTCGCCGTCGACGCGCTCGGTCAGGCGGACCGGGCCCGCGACCTGCTGGCCTCGATGCAGCATCTGCGGGCGGACGACGGCTCGTACTGGACCGGCTACGTGGTCGACAACGACGTGCGCTGGCCGGCCGAGCAGAGCACGTGGACCGCGGCGGCGGTCATTCTCGCGGTGGACGCGCTGTCGGGGACCACGCCCGGCAGCGGGGTGTTCCGGGCGAACGACCTGCCCGAACCGATCCGGATCGAGTCGGACAGCTGCGGGTGTTCGCGCCGGTCAGCCGACGCCGTCGGAAACCCGGCGGAGCACCCTTAG
- a CDS encoding class I SAM-dependent methyltransferase has protein sequence MLTVDFNRLPLRAGENVLDLGSGNGRHAFAALRHGADVVACDHDPAGLAEVATMFAAMRLAGEVPPEARATTVCADARRLPFATASFDRIIAAEVLEHIHDDEVAMRELFRVLREGGLVAVTVPRWFPERVCWALSEQYHRVEGGHVRIYTRRTLRRRLTATGLVGYARHHAHALHSPYWWVKCAVGVDRDHALARLYHRLLVWDIVRRPWITRTTERALNPILGKSLVVYLRKPEGAGRAA, from the coding sequence ATGCTGACCGTCGACTTCAACAGGCTGCCGCTGCGCGCGGGCGAGAACGTCCTCGACCTCGGCAGCGGCAATGGCCGGCACGCCTTCGCGGCGTTGCGGCACGGGGCCGATGTTGTCGCCTGCGACCACGACCCGGCCGGCCTCGCCGAAGTCGCGACGATGTTCGCGGCCATGCGGCTGGCCGGCGAGGTGCCACCGGAGGCTCGGGCCACGACGGTGTGCGCGGACGCCCGGCGCCTGCCGTTCGCAACGGCCAGCTTCGACCGGATCATCGCCGCGGAGGTGCTCGAGCACATCCACGACGACGAGGTTGCGATGCGCGAGCTGTTCCGGGTGCTGCGCGAGGGCGGCCTGGTGGCTGTCACCGTCCCGCGCTGGTTCCCGGAGCGGGTGTGCTGGGCCCTCTCCGAGCAGTATCACCGGGTCGAGGGCGGTCACGTCCGGATCTACACCCGGCGCACCTTGCGCCGACGACTCACCGCGACCGGCCTGGTCGGCTACGCCCGGCACCACGCGCACGCCCTGCACTCGCCGTACTGGTGGGTGAAGTGCGCGGTCGGCGTCGATCGCGACCACGCCCTGGCGCGGCTCTACCATCGGCTGCTGGTCTGGGACATCGTGCGCCGGCCCTGGATCACGCGGACCACCGAGCGGGCGCTCAACCCGATCCTCGGCAAGTCGCTGGTCGTCTACTTGCGCAAGCCGGAAGGGGCGGGGCGTGCGGCCTGA
- a CDS encoding acetyl-CoA C-acetyltransferase, whose amino-acid sequence MADAFIVSAVRSPVGRKGGGLAEVHPADLGAHVLKAAVDRAGVDPGAVEDVIFGCVDQAGAQFGNIARTAWLSAGFPEEVPGTTIDRQCGSSQQAVHFAAQAVMSGVQDLVVAGGVEVMSLVPLASPGILGAQNGLGLPFDGVGWRDRYGTQEISQFRGAELIAERWDISRARMEELALASHQRALAAWDAGVFEAEVAPIAGVVRDEGPRPDTSLEKMAALRTITDGGRLTAAVSSQISDGAAALVVASEAAVRRHGLTPLARVHTMTVVGADPVFMLTAPIPATQLALKKAGLGVDEIGRYEINEAFAPVVLAWLEETGASWEATNVNGGAIALGHPLGATGARLMTTLVHEMRRCGIRYGLQTMCEGGGMANTTILELS is encoded by the coding sequence GTGGCGGATGCTTTCATCGTCTCGGCGGTGCGGTCGCCGGTAGGTCGCAAGGGTGGTGGCCTCGCCGAGGTGCACCCGGCGGACCTCGGGGCGCACGTCCTGAAGGCGGCGGTCGATCGGGCCGGGGTCGATCCGGGCGCCGTCGAGGACGTCATCTTCGGCTGCGTCGACCAGGCCGGGGCGCAGTTCGGCAACATCGCGCGCACCGCCTGGCTCTCCGCGGGTTTCCCGGAGGAGGTCCCGGGGACGACGATCGACCGCCAGTGCGGGTCCTCGCAGCAGGCGGTGCACTTCGCCGCGCAGGCGGTGATGTCCGGGGTGCAGGACCTCGTCGTGGCCGGCGGGGTGGAGGTCATGAGCCTGGTGCCGCTCGCGAGTCCCGGCATCCTCGGCGCGCAGAACGGGCTCGGTCTGCCGTTCGACGGGGTGGGCTGGCGCGACCGGTACGGCACGCAGGAGATCTCGCAGTTCCGGGGTGCCGAACTCATCGCCGAGCGATGGGACATCTCCCGCGCCCGGATGGAGGAGCTAGCGCTGGCGAGCCATCAGCGGGCGCTCGCCGCGTGGGACGCCGGCGTTTTCGAGGCGGAGGTCGCCCCGATCGCGGGGGTGGTCCGCGACGAAGGCCCACGACCTGACACGTCGCTGGAGAAGATGGCCGCGCTGCGGACGATCACCGATGGCGGCCGGCTGACCGCGGCGGTGTCGAGTCAGATCTCCGACGGCGCGGCGGCGCTGGTGGTCGCGTCCGAAGCGGCGGTGCGCCGCCACGGCCTGACCCCGCTGGCCCGGGTGCACACCATGACGGTCGTCGGCGCCGATCCGGTGTTCATGCTCACGGCACCGATCCCGGCGACCCAGCTGGCGCTGAAGAAGGCCGGCCTCGGCGTCGACGAGATCGGCCGCTACGAGATCAACGAGGCGTTCGCCCCGGTCGTGCTCGCCTGGCTTGAGGAAACCGGGGCGAGCTGGGAGGCGACGAACGTCAACGGCGGCGCGATCGCGCTCGGGCACCCGCTCGGCGCGACCGGTGCCCGGCTGATGACCACGCTCGTGCACGAGATGCGCCGGTGCGGGATCCGCTACGGCTTGCAGACGATGTGCGAGGGCGGCGGGATGGCGAACACGACGATCCTCGAGCTGAGCTGA
- a CDS encoding class I SAM-dependent methyltransferase, with amino-acid sequence MLSAERRRLAEAAIGFMPPVEGLALYAAAHRAPAGLLLEVGSYCGKSAVYLGSAAAERGGLLVTVDHHRGSEENQPGWEHHDPSLVDPRVGRMDTLPFLRATLHDAGLEEHVVTVVARSSTLSRLWGTPLAFLFIDGGHSEAEANTDYEQWSGWVMPGGRLAIHDVFPDPADGGQAPFGIYCRALDSGRFVDEEQTGSLRVLRRVSDGVG; translated from the coding sequence ATGCTGTCCGCCGAGCGGCGCCGGCTCGCCGAGGCCGCGATCGGCTTCATGCCGCCGGTCGAAGGGCTGGCCCTGTATGCCGCGGCGCACCGGGCGCCGGCCGGCCTGCTGCTCGAGGTCGGCTCGTACTGCGGGAAGTCCGCGGTCTACCTGGGGTCGGCGGCGGCCGAGCGCGGCGGGTTGCTCGTCACGGTCGACCACCACCGGGGGTCCGAGGAGAACCAGCCCGGCTGGGAGCACCACGACCCGTCCCTGGTGGACCCGCGGGTGGGTCGGATGGACACGCTGCCGTTCCTGCGGGCGACGCTGCACGATGCCGGACTCGAGGAGCACGTGGTCACCGTGGTGGCGCGCTCGTCGACGCTGTCCCGGCTCTGGGGCACGCCGCTCGCCTTCCTGTTCATCGACGGCGGGCATTCCGAGGCCGAGGCGAACACCGACTACGAACAGTGGTCCGGCTGGGTGATGCCCGGCGGCCGGCTCGCCATTCACGACGTCTTCCCGGACCCGGCCGACGGCGGACAGGCTCCGTTCGGCATCTACTGCCGGGCGCTGGACAGCGGTCGGTTCGTCGACGAGGAGCAGACCGGATCGCTAAGGGTGCTCCGCCGGGTTTCCGACGGCGTCGGCTGA
- a CDS encoding transcriptional regulator, which translates to MSRSVSPEPLARLLDLLGRRGALEVFHALEAGPLAERALVRRLPGFAPGTVSQRVEELRRLGAVEQVPESGQLRLSPPGRRLQGRLEELAAWAGE; encoded by the coding sequence GTGAGCCGTTCCGTCTCCCCCGAACCGCTCGCCCGGTTGCTGGACCTTCTCGGCCGCCGGGGAGCGCTCGAGGTGTTCCACGCGCTCGAGGCCGGGCCTCTCGCCGAGCGCGCGCTGGTCCGCCGGCTGCCCGGGTTCGCCCCCGGCACGGTCAGCCAGCGGGTGGAGGAGCTGCGCCGGCTCGGTGCGGTCGAGCAGGTACCCGAGAGCGGGCAGCTTCGGCTCTCCCCGCCCGGGCGGCGGCTGCAGGGCCGGCTCGAGGAGCTGGCCGCCTGGGCGGGCGAGTAG